The Polyangia bacterium genome includes the window GAAGACCGGCGATGAGAGCGAAAGCAACGATGTCATTCATCGCCACGATTGCGGTGGGGCGGTTTCGACGGCCGATCAACTTGAGGGCAACCTGACGGCCAGAGGCAGACAGCGCCGTGTCGGCGTGCTTGTTGGCGGCCGCCAGCTCGAGCACGACCGCGTTGTCTTCTTGCCCAGCCTCTCTCATCGCGGACAGATATCCATCGCGGCGATCGCTGCGCGTCAGGCAGTTCATCGGCCTGGTCATGATTGGCTGGGTGGCATAAGCGATCGCGGTGTGACCGTTTTCAATCAGATGCCGGGTCGCGGTCTGGGCGGCGTGGAAATTGTCGATACACACCGTGTCCATTGCCAGCCCAAGGTGAGAAGACGCGTGACGATCAAAACTGAGGAGGCACAGACCACGCTCTATCCAGGCCTGGAGGTCTGCTTCTTCGGCGACCGATGACGCCAGCGCCACACAACGGACACCGTCCGCGATAAATTCTTCCACCAGGCCATGCTCCGTCGCCGGATCGCTGTTGGTGTTTCGCAGCAACAAGCTGAAGCCACGCTGGCGGGTCGCCTGGTCCAGGGCCCGGGCCAGGGAGGCGTAAAATGGATTGGCGATCGAAGGCACCAATAGTCCCACGACCGTTGGCCGGGTGCGACCAGATCGCAAAAGGCGGGCGGCGGTGTTGGGTCGATAGTTGAGCAAGCGAATTGATTCGGCGACGCGCTCAAAAGTCTCCGGACTGACCTTCTCGGAAAGGCCATTCGCCACGTTTGATACGGTGCTGCGCGAGACCCGCGCATGGTTTGCCACCTGGCGGAGGGTCGCCGGCAGCTCACCGGAGCCAATCCCAGCATCACGACCACGCGCTGCCGATCCCGGCAATGACTTTGTCGTCCTCTTTTTCGCCATGGGGTTGCTTGAAACCGCCTGGAAATTCCCAGAGTCAATTGAATCAACTACAGAAAATCGATTTGGTAATTGCGCCACCAGTAGAAACCATTCCTTCGAATTCGGTCAAGGGCAAACCACCTAAGAACGCTCGTTTATCGTTCCGGCGCAAATGCTCCAGGTTGGACCAGTGATTTCCGGCCTCCCTGCAGTCTTTCCAAAAGTGGCGGCGTTGCGATCACAGTCGACCCCAATTTATCAACGGAGGGCTCGGCGAACTCATTGCCCCGGCTCACTCCTCCACCCGCGGCTATCGTTTTGCGCTTGCAAGCCGGGTCTCCGCGCTTTTTCGGAAAAGGCGTTCCAGCGCCAACTTGAATAGAGGCTTCAATGGGGGCGACGGAGATCGCCCTCCGGTTGAGAAGCCCGCCTAGCCGTGCAGCAGCGCGGGCCCCTTTTTTTGGCGCTGCTTCGCGGCGTATGGCCTCCACCGTTCGCTGTCGTTCAAGGCCCGTGCGCCTGTAATCGGCCGGGCAACGATCTGTAGACCGGCCGGCAACAGCTGACCGCCGCTTGCCTGCAGAATCGCCCGCGAACTCAATACTTCGGCGATAAAAAATTGTAGGCACAGTTACTGCTTTAGTGTGCTTCGAATAACAAATAGGAGCTCTCGAAACCGCAAACCCCGGGCGACCGGGGGACGCAAAGCCCACGGAACTCTTCGAGTTGGCCGGGTTGCCGAAGGAGATCGCAATGAAGACCGAATTGACTCAGCGGGTAGGATTGATCGGAACGGCGCTAGGGCTGGCCGCAATCCTCGGATGCAGTCCGCCGGATGCGGACGCCACCGGTACTGAGGCGGCCGCGGACGCGCTCAGCACGACAAACGGCCTGGCGGACATCAACGGCCTCACGTCGTACAACGGGCTGATGTCGTACAACGGCTTGTCGGCATACAACGGCCTGACTTCGTACAACGGCCTGCCGTCGACCTCGGGCCCGATGACCACCGCCGATGGCCGCCAGACCATCAGCTACCTCGTACGTTGCGCGCTGGCCTCGGGCGACACGCTGGTCAAGCAGGATCAGTTTGGCAACTCCTACACCTTCGCCGGTGGATTCGGCCTGGCGCCGCAATACAAGAATGGCGCCTGCGACACTGACTGCCAGGAGATGATCTCGTCGTGCATGCTGGCGCACATCAACACGTCAGGAACGCACATCCCGCTGTGGATTGTGGGCCCCATGGCGGCGGTCGGCTGGGGCCAGTCGGCGTGGTACCCGACGCGCGAGGGCACCTTCTTCGGCAACATCTTCCAGCCCGATTCTTCGGGCAAGGTGCGCGCGCACTACTGCACAGCCTCCACGGTACTGAACGACACCGTTCCCGGTCGTTTGGGCGTCAATCAGAACGGCGCTCCTTACACCAATCCGTACGCCGGTTCTGGTTACTGCGACAGCTCGTGCACCATGGGCGGCGCAAGCGGCAAGATCGACGGCGCGGCTTCTTGCCCCGCTGACGGCCGGACCTGGACTCACCCGCTGACGGTGTGGCGCGGCCAGACCTTTCAGGCCGAGACCGGCACGCTGTCTGGTGCCGCCACCCCGGTCGCCTGCGCGAACTGCTCTCAGGGTCGCCGCGTCGGATACATCAACAGCACCTCGGGCGTCGTCTTCAACAACGTCCGGGTGTCGACCTCGGGCTCGCAGAACATCGTCGTGTACTTCACCAACGGCGACACGAAGGCGCGCAACTTCAACATCTCCGTCAATGGCGGCGCCGCGCAACGCCTCTCGTTCCCGGTGGTCTCTGCCGGCAACTGGACCGTCGTCAGCAATCAGACCATCGCGCTGAGCGGCTTCGTCACCGGCAGCACCAACAACGTCAAGTTCCTGGCCGACGGCAGCAACGCGGCGCCGGATCTGGATTGGATTGAAGTCATGCCGAGCGGCGGATTCACCGTCGAGGCGGAAACGGGTTTGCTGACCGGCACCGCGCAGCTCACTGTTTGCCCGAGCTGCTCGTACGCCTGGCGCGTCGGCTACTTCGGCCCGAACTCCAGCATGACCCTCAAGAACATCAACACCAGCACCAGCGGCACGCACGCGGTCACCGTGTACTACACCAGCGGCGACACGGTCAGCCGGTCAATCTCGGCCTCGGTCAACGGCGGCGCGACTCAGCTGTTCTCGGGCGTCTTCCCGCCCACCGGTAGCTGGGACGGCGTCAAGTCGGCGACGTTCTCGCTGGGCGGCTTCACCGCCGGTTCGAACAACACCATCAAGTTCTCGACCGACGGCTCGCACTCGGCGCCCGACATCGACTTCGTTCAGGTCAACTAGCGCGAAGCAGCCAACGCTAGCCACTCGGGCTCTCCCGGCGACCATGGTCGCCCGGGAGAGCCCTTTTTTCGTTTTGTAGGTTCCCCCAGGCGGGGCCGAGGCGATCGGCCCAGGGCGTCTCGCGCGTGCCGGTTTGCCGGTTGTTGTGTCGCCCGTCCCAGTGCTTGGTCTTGACACTGGCCTCGATCCTCTTGCATCCGACCCTGCTCCAGTCCAAAAAGGAGCCGTGGAGACAAACGAGATCGGCTTCCGCACCGTCTTCGCCTCCGCCTATGTGGCCGCCCGCCACTCCGTGTACCTCGCTCTGGTGGCGTCCGATCCCATCGAGATCGCACGGGCTGTGCACCTGCACCACC containing:
- a CDS encoding LacI family DNA-binding transcriptional regulator, translating into MANHARVSRSTVSNVANGLSEKVSPETFERVAESIRLLNYRPNTAARLLRSGRTRPTVVGLLVPSIANPFYASLARALDQATRQRGFSLLLRNTNSDPATEHGLVEEFIADGVRCVALASSVAEEADLQAWIERGLCLLSFDRHASSHLGLAMDTVCIDNFHAAQTATRHLIENGHTAIAYATQPIMTRPMNCLTRSDRRDGYLSAMREAGQEDNAVVLELAAANKHADTALSASGRQVALKLIGRRNRPTAIVAMNDIVAFALIAGLHGIGVHVPDDISVVGIDGLSLDALAAPPLTSMHQPLDEIVEAALGRMQARLASPHLPATQQIFKADLVARASVRDRAQISTGRTSSDPIAATSSPQRDPEKV
- a CDS encoding carbohydrate-binding protein — encoded protein: MKTELTQRVGLIGTALGLAAILGCSPPDADATGTEAAADALSTTNGLADINGLTSYNGLMSYNGLSAYNGLTSYNGLPSTSGPMTTADGRQTISYLVRCALASGDTLVKQDQFGNSYTFAGGFGLAPQYKNGACDTDCQEMISSCMLAHINTSGTHIPLWIVGPMAAVGWGQSAWYPTREGTFFGNIFQPDSSGKVRAHYCTASTVLNDTVPGRLGVNQNGAPYTNPYAGSGYCDSSCTMGGASGKIDGAASCPADGRTWTHPLTVWRGQTFQAETGTLSGAATPVACANCSQGRRVGYINSTSGVVFNNVRVSTSGSQNIVVYFTNGDTKARNFNISVNGGAAQRLSFPVVSAGNWTVVSNQTIALSGFVTGSTNNVKFLADGSNAAPDLDWIEVMPSGGFTVEAETGLLTGTAQLTVCPSCSYAWRVGYFGPNSSMTLKNINTSTSGTHAVTVYYTSGDTVSRSISASVNGGATQLFSGVFPPTGSWDGVKSATFSLGGFTAGSNNTIKFSTDGSHSAPDIDFVQVN